GGAAGCATCTGACCAACATACGCGCCTCCGGCAGCGACGACGCCCTGCGCCTGACGCCGCCCCGCCGCCTCAGCCTGGAGCAGTCCCTGGAATTTTTGGCCGACGACGAGCTCCTGGAAGTCACCCCCGAGAACCTTCGCCTGCGCAAACGCCTTCTCTCTCACGAACTTCGCATGAAAGCAAAAAAATCCGTGAACTACAATATGTAGTAGTTTCTTCGACCCCCACACCACGACTGAAACGACGGAACCATTGTACATCGTTCTTTTCCGTTTGTCAACTGTGTAAAATACGCCGCCGGCCGCTATTTTCTGGCGACTGTCCGCGCCGCCTGTTTCCCGAGCAATATGAGCAGCAGACTCGCGACGCCTATCAGGACGACGGCGCCGCCCGGGCGGAGGCGCAGATAGTAGGCGGCCGTGAGGCCCGACACCATGAAAAAGACCGCGAACCCGACCGACCAGAGCACCGTCTGTTTGTAGCTCCTGCCAAACTGCATCGCGCAGGCCACAGGGATCACCATGAGCGAGGAGACGATCAGCGCTCCCACCGTGCGCGCGGCCACCGACACCGTGACGGCGGTCAGAATCGTGAAGACGACGTTGACGCTCCGCACCGGAATGCCCGCGAGCCGCGCGGCCCGCTCGTCCAGCGCGATGTAAAACAGCTCTTTATATAAGAGGAGAAACGCGAGCATCACGGCGAGACCGACGGCGACGGCCATGCCCAGCTCAAAGTCCTGGATGGCCACGATGCTCCCGAACAGGAAGCTGTTGAAATTGGCGGCGCTCTGCACAAAACCGGACAGGACGCCCGCGAGGCCCACCCCCGCCGACAGGACAATGGCGATGGACATCTCGGCATACTGCGGGAGCCGTTTGCGGATCACCTCGATGCCCAGCGCGGCGGC
This sequence is a window from Oscillospiraceae bacterium. Protein-coding genes within it:
- a CDS encoding metal ABC transporter permease, whose amino-acid sequence is MRRAFVVGVLLAVIIPCVGIIVVLKRLSMIGDALSHTSLAGVAAGLILGINPVLGAVAACVAAALGIEVIRKRLPQYAEMSIAIVLSAGVGLAGVLSGFVQSAANFNSFLFGSIVAIQDFELGMAVAVGLAVMLAFLLLYKELFYIALDERAARLAGIPVRSVNVVFTILTAVTVSVAARTVGALIVSSLMVIPVACAMQFGRSYKQTVLWSVGFAVFFMVSGLTAAYYLRLRPGGAVVLIGVASLLLILLGKQAARTVARK